Proteins encoded together in one bacterium window:
- a CDS encoding ankyrin repeat domain-containing protein produces the protein MNKKFVGLFLAALAFSTNAMPMAPATCKLFEAAKKGDVVLAIELIKQDADVNAFNVNNKTLLHFAAQNGYDELTALLLKNGAEVSPVDVSGFTPLHYAACEGHTECVRALTVKKADVNAIANNGATPLNLAITDGYKECVEILLAAGANPILAPCAGTYKYLMPEEIARKRGHEDIGDILLKACEKWEKEIEDTLDKDSEEELNASIWTACFNCCGCSVQ, from the coding sequence GTGAACAAAAAATTTGTAGGATTATTTTTGGCAGCTCTTGCGTTTTCTACCAATGCTATGCCAATGGCGCCAGCAACATGCAAACTATTTGAGGCAGCTAAAAAGGGCGATGTTGTATTGGCAATAGAACTTATCAAACAAGATGCCGATGTTAATGCTTTCAATGTCAATAATAAAACACTCCTTCATTTTGCTGCTCAAAATGGTTATGACGAGTTGACAGCATTGCTTTTAAAAAATGGTGCAGAAGTTAGTCCTGTCGATGTGTCAGGTTTTACGCCATTGCATTATGCTGCTTGCGAAGGCCATACCGAATGCGTTAGGGCGCTAACGGTAAAAAAAGCTGACGTTAATGCCATTGCCAACAATGGAGCTACACCGCTCAACCTTGCGATTACCGATGGTTATAAAGAGTGTGTAGAAATTTTACTTGCTGCGGGGGCAAATCCCATACTCGCTCCATGCGCAGGCACGTACAAATACCTTATGCCAGAAGAAATAGCACGCAAACGCGGTCATGAAGACATCGGAGATATTCTCCTCAAAGCGTGCGAGAAATGGGAAAAAGAAATCGAAGACACGTTGGACAAAGATTCTGAGGAAGAATTAAATGCAAGCATATGGACGGCATGCTTCAATTGTTGTGGCTGTAGTGTTCAATAA
- the ligD gene encoding non-homologous end-joining DNA ligase codes for MKIGRYVVEVPGPEKIWFPKSKITKGDIVAYYRDISPFMLSFTKNRLLTMHRFPGGIDQEGFYQKNVGDYFPDWLLSKKIKNKEAGYTTYAVCNNAASLAYIATQGCITPHVWLSKIDKLNYPDRMIFDLDPAGTNVAAVRWAAKQLHDLLTELGIPSFLMTTGSRGFHVVVPLKRLATFEAVRAYARDVATILVERYPSKLTINPRKEARTHKILIDCMRNSYGATAVAPYAVRAIEKAPVAAPIFWEELARMTPQRFTINNIFERLTHEENPWHDFTKVATRLKDL; via the coding sequence ATGAAAATTGGTCGTTATGTTGTTGAAGTTCCTGGTCCTGAAAAAATATGGTTTCCCAAAAGCAAAATTACCAAGGGTGATATTGTTGCTTATTATCGTGATATCAGTCCATTTATGCTGTCCTTTACCAAAAATCGACTGTTAACAATGCATCGTTTTCCTGGTGGCATTGATCAAGAAGGTTTTTATCAAAAAAATGTTGGTGACTATTTTCCTGATTGGTTACTTTCTAAAAAAATAAAAAATAAAGAAGCTGGTTACACAACGTACGCTGTTTGTAATAATGCCGCTTCGCTGGCATATATTGCAACGCAGGGCTGCATTACGCCGCACGTGTGGCTAAGCAAAATTGATAAACTCAATTATCCCGATCGTATGATTTTTGATTTAGATCCTGCCGGTACTAATGTTGCGGCAGTGCGTTGGGCGGCCAAGCAACTGCATGATCTTTTAACTGAGCTTGGCATTCCATCATTTTTAATGACAACCGGCTCGCGCGGCTTTCACGTTGTGGTTCCGCTTAAGCGCTTAGCAACGTTTGAGGCGGTGCGTGCTTATGCGCGCGATGTCGCAACTATTTTGGTGGAGCGCTATCCAAGCAAATTAACCATCAATCCGCGCAAAGAGGCTCGCACTCATAAAATTTTAATTGATTGTATGCGCAATTCGTATGGTGCTACGGCAGTCGCGCCGTATGCCGTGCGTGCGATTGAAAAGGCGCCAGTGGCCGCACCAATTTTTTGGGAAGAGCTGGCACGTATGACGCCGCAGCGATTTACGATAAACAATATTTTTGAACGCTTGACGCACGAAGAAAATCCTTGGCACGATTTTACTAAAGTTGCTACGCGCTTAAAAGATTTGTAA
- a CDS encoding BamA/TamA family outer membrane protein, translating to MLKRLLFIICFFIASTLAPSLFAHVKQCYGGNFHEYYPEETTTLYVTKISYQSDIEISPEEFNHLVELVPNTFISVKQVNQAFKSLIRKERLQSVDINCHDYENGQHLTFTLKSNWILRRMTFKGVFFGQQEYTNLYIQQPGNIFNISLHEESLSAIKAKFKAEGFFDHLITDEFVYEKKNKTITVIIKTKPGKHYHIEDVSFDIKTHEEQSDTQAPNTLKEKLKRFKKNLLNTNYEKKHIEKQAKKIRTYLQEKGYFDSHLSMKRLINHRNYTVNIVFFIDLGKRKLLNFSGNHLFSNHAIKEDIIGVDLPEWLFSPDIIAEQLLHEYYKKGYWGTTISYTPTQKYDYDFTIQEGNPTFIKKIVCKNVETGTHEKQCLHFFDELLSKKTFDQSRLDAALASVKDYYFSQGFWNFEIVETRFIKKPNNSYAILVLIKKGAQHFYHGFDFKNFQHLAIHSVFTNPQKSTTHNLVPFNIHWLHEQKVYLLNYFQQHSYWYARVSPILTSKIAPHGIDVFTTWNIEPGPRVRFGKVYLRGTTKLPFKRIMREVRCHEGELWNKEKLELTRKKLRSLDIFKQIQIQPYHLSNTKSKKPLIITLVDDEPIELRLRAGYFLTSKNFMFKKQSTAKLGASLVIKNPTNRADNFTINTEITRFERTLDAHYQQPALLGFPVMGKLKGYANKYTQPIAVGSSDSAYEAVQSGFLAGLSDEYRENYYWGITVGNEWMRTSRVRGNLNLDPDYIDRTLPYFFLEPSLIIDTLDDRINTTKGQFSFLSMKLMVPELAAGFSVRLMAEQSYFKALHNDVIGSFRLRFGHIFRRKFNQIMPIERFYLGGPYSVRGYEKDALPPLGMSEFIDENGVIQQEYTIQGGSSMINLNLELRFPIINKLGMVIFQDVGVLSQSGIPGSGTWFPGSGCGLRYKTPIGAIRFDIGWKWKTRLPGDSAYAWYLTLGEVF from the coding sequence GTGCTCAAGCGCTTATTATTTATCATCTGTTTTTTTATTGCCAGCACATTGGCGCCGTCACTATTCGCTCATGTAAAACAGTGTTATGGCGGCAATTTTCATGAATACTATCCTGAAGAAACCACAACGCTGTACGTCACAAAAATTTCATATCAGTCAGACATCGAGATTAGCCCAGAAGAATTTAATCATCTGGTTGAACTCGTTCCCAACACCTTTATTTCTGTCAAACAAGTTAATCAGGCGTTTAAAAGCCTTATTCGCAAAGAACGCCTGCAATCAGTTGATATCAATTGCCATGATTATGAAAATGGCCAACATCTCACATTCACGCTCAAAAGTAATTGGATTTTAAGGCGCATGACCTTTAAAGGAGTATTTTTTGGCCAACAAGAGTATACCAATTTGTACATCCAGCAACCGGGCAACATTTTTAATATCTCTTTACACGAAGAATCACTTAGCGCCATTAAAGCAAAATTCAAAGCCGAAGGCTTTTTTGATCATCTCATAACCGATGAATTTGTGTATGAAAAAAAAAATAAAACTATAACGGTTATCATTAAAACAAAACCAGGCAAACACTATCACATTGAAGACGTCTCTTTTGATATTAAAACTCATGAAGAACAAAGTGATACACAAGCACCAAATACACTCAAAGAAAAACTAAAGCGCTTTAAAAAAAACTTATTAAATACCAATTACGAAAAAAAACACATCGAAAAACAGGCAAAAAAGATACGAACCTATTTGCAAGAAAAAGGGTACTTCGACAGCCACTTAAGCATGAAGCGACTGATTAATCATAGGAATTATACGGTTAATATTGTATTTTTTATTGATCTTGGAAAAAGAAAACTTCTGAATTTTAGTGGCAATCATCTTTTTTCAAATCATGCCATCAAGGAAGATATTATTGGCGTTGACTTGCCCGAATGGCTTTTTTCTCCCGATATTATTGCAGAACAACTGCTACATGAATATTACAAAAAAGGGTACTGGGGAACGACTATTTCTTACACTCCAACACAAAAATATGATTATGATTTTACCATTCAAGAAGGAAACCCAACCTTCATTAAGAAAATCGTTTGTAAAAATGTTGAGACTGGGACTCATGAAAAACAGTGCTTACACTTTTTTGATGAGCTTCTGAGCAAAAAAACCTTTGATCAAAGCCGCCTTGATGCAGCACTTGCAAGCGTAAAAGATTATTATTTTTCTCAAGGATTTTGGAATTTTGAAATTGTTGAAACGCGCTTCATTAAAAAACCTAACAATTCATACGCTATTTTAGTACTCATCAAAAAAGGTGCTCAGCATTTTTATCATGGCTTTGATTTCAAAAATTTTCAGCACTTAGCAATTCACTCAGTGTTTACCAACCCACAAAAAAGTACAACGCATAATTTGGTCCCTTTCAATATTCACTGGCTTCATGAACAAAAAGTCTATTTACTCAATTATTTTCAACAACATAGTTATTGGTACGCTCGTGTCAGCCCGATTTTGACCAGTAAAATTGCACCACATGGCATTGATGTTTTTACCACCTGGAATATTGAACCAGGACCACGCGTACGCTTTGGAAAAGTTTATTTACGTGGCACCACCAAATTACCATTTAAACGCATCATGCGCGAAGTACGTTGCCATGAGGGCGAATTGTGGAATAAAGAAAAATTAGAACTCACGCGTAAAAAATTACGCAGCCTTGATATTTTTAAACAAATACAAATTCAGCCATACCATTTATCAAATACCAAAAGCAAAAAACCGCTGATCATAACACTGGTTGACGACGAACCAATTGAATTGCGTTTGCGCGCTGGCTATTTTTTAACAAGCAAAAATTTTATGTTTAAAAAACAATCAACAGCAAAATTAGGCGCATCCTTAGTCATAAAAAATCCAACCAATCGTGCCGACAATTTTACCATTAATACAGAAATTACGCGCTTTGAGCGAACACTTGATGCACATTACCAACAACCAGCGTTATTAGGATTTCCCGTCATGGGCAAACTCAAAGGTTACGCAAACAAATACACACAACCCATCGCCGTTGGTTCAAGCGACTCGGCATACGAAGCGGTACAGAGTGGCTTTTTGGCAGGCCTGAGCGATGAATATCGCGAAAATTATTATTGGGGTATTACGGTTGGTAATGAGTGGATGCGTACGAGCAGAGTGCGCGGCAACCTTAACTTAGATCCGGACTATATTGATCGCACCTTGCCCTATTTTTTCCTTGAACCAAGTTTAATTATCGATACACTCGATGACCGCATTAACACCACCAAAGGCCAGTTTAGTTTTCTTTCAATGAAATTAATGGTCCCTGAACTTGCAGCCGGTTTTTCGGTACGCTTAATGGCCGAGCAATCATATTTTAAAGCATTACACAACGACGTTATCGGCAGCTTTCGATTACGCTTTGGTCATATTTTCAGACGCAAATTTAACCAGATTATGCCCATCGAACGCTTTTATTTGGGCGGCCCTTACTCGGTCCGCGGTTATGAAAAAGATGCGTTGCCGCCACTGGGCATGAGCGAGTTTATTGACGAAAATGGCGTCATACAGCAAGAATACACCATTCAAGGCGGGAGCTCGATGATCAACCTCAATCTTGAATTACGCTTTCCAATTATTAATAAACTCGGCATGGTTATTTTCCAAGACGTTGGCGTTTTGAGTCAATCCGGTATTCCTGGCTCAGGTACCTGGTTTCCTGGCTCTGGTTGTGGGCTGCGCTACAAAACACCCATCGGCGCCATTCGTTTTGATATCGGCTGGAAATGGAAAACGCGATTGCCGGGCGATAGCGCTTATGCCTGGTATTTAACGCTTGGCGAAGTGTTCTAG
- a CDS encoding acylphosphatase — protein sequence MKIKVVGNVQMASYREYVRKNAQRYDIEGTVQNAEDKQSVIILASGVAEKLDEFIDALYKGTSESKVDEVQVEPMIKEKDFRSVFRIIGD from the coding sequence ATTAAGATAAAAGTCGTTGGCAATGTCCAAATGGCATCGTATCGCGAATATGTTCGCAAAAATGCTCAACGGTATGATATTGAAGGAACCGTGCAAAATGCAGAGGACAAGCAAAGCGTTATCATCTTAGCATCTGGCGTCGCTGAAAAACTTGATGAGTTTATTGATGCTTTGTACAAAGGCACTTCGGAATCCAAAGTAGATGAAGTCCAAGTAGAACCAATGATAAAAGAAAAGGATTTTAGAAGCGTTTTCAGAATCATTGGTGATTAA
- a CDS encoding F0F1 ATP synthase subunit A: MNINLFKYKEIAPFKVFGLNGPFWHLHLDTLMYTWFAMGMLFVLAIAGKYLLKRNPTIISVAYETVIGFFIDLTKESFGKLIYNHFAFITSLFLFTLFCSATSLIPFLDESTNDLNTTVALGLTSFTYVQWYKIKFKGMKHYLKEFIQPIFFLAPINVIGELAKIASMSFRLFGNILGGSIIFSMIMQFVGGPLKFHFLGLTLVMILLSIITYRFPVLKHITYFARLHKIFHIMLFALVFIQMFFGFFEGLIQAFVLTMLTATYLSMGVTDHDEPQPLVSEESDHDVC; this comes from the coding sequence ATGAATATTAATCTTTTTAAGTATAAAGAAATTGCACCTTTCAAGGTATTTGGTCTCAATGGCCCCTTTTGGCACCTACATTTAGACACATTAATGTACACCTGGTTTGCCATGGGGATGCTCTTTGTTTTAGCAATAGCGGGCAAATATCTCTTAAAACGTAACCCAACCATCATCTCGGTTGCCTACGAAACGGTCATTGGCTTTTTTATTGATTTAACCAAAGAATCATTTGGTAAATTGATTTATAACCACTTTGCTTTTATTACGTCACTTTTTCTATTTACTCTTTTTTGTAGCGCCACCAGCCTTATCCCTTTTTTGGATGAATCAACGAATGATCTAAATACAACCGTCGCTTTGGGGCTTACCAGTTTTACCTACGTACAATGGTACAAAATTAAATTTAAAGGCATGAAACATTACTTAAAAGAATTTATACAACCAATTTTCTTTTTAGCACCAATCAATGTTATTGGTGAGCTTGCCAAAATTGCCTCAATGTCTTTTCGACTTTTTGGTAATATTTTGGGTGGCAGCATTATTTTTAGCATGATTATGCAATTTGTAGGAGGCCCCCTTAAATTTCATTTTCTTGGGCTCACGCTCGTAATGATCTTGTTAAGCATCATTACATATCGATTTCCAGTACTCAAACACATTACTTATTTTGCACGCCTGCACAAAATATTTCATATCATGCTTTTTGCCTTGGTTTTCATTCAAATGTTTTTTGGCTTTTTTGAAGGACTAATCCAAGCATTCGTTTTAACTATGCTAACAGCAACTTACTTATCGATGGGCGTAACAGACCACGATGAACCACAACCTTTAGTATCAGAAGAAAGTGATCACGATGTTTGCTAA
- a CDS encoding ribonucleotide-diphosphate reductase subunit beta, whose amino-acid sequence MQGARMAKRDTVLSSESTDPNKILPMRYLWARQHYKDGIANTWTPEEISMQKDIEQWKSSSVLNDDERRLILWNLGFFSTAESLTANNIVLAVYRFVSNPECRQYLLRQAFEEAVHTDTFIYCCDSLGLDPEYIYNMYNTVPSIKAKDEFVINMTTTILDPSFKLDGPESIQRFLLDLVGFYVIMEGIFFYAGFAMMLALKRQQKMTGIGEQFEYIMRDESLHLAFGCDLINTIKVEHPEAWDKAFQDKVVSLIEQAVELEKTYAFDACPRGLLGINAQQFCNYVEHMADRRLERLGLPKVYNQENPFPWMVQATDLSKEKNFFETRVTEYQSAGSLSWD is encoded by the coding sequence ATGCAAGGAGCTAGAATGGCAAAAAGAGATACTGTTTTATCAAGTGAGTCAACGGATCCAAATAAAATATTGCCGATGAGATATTTATGGGCGCGCCAACATTATAAAGATGGCATTGCTAATACCTGGACGCCTGAAGAAATTTCGATGCAAAAAGATATTGAGCAGTGGAAGTCAAGCTCGGTGCTTAATGATGATGAGCGACGTCTGATTTTATGGAATCTTGGTTTTTTTTCGACAGCAGAATCATTAACCGCCAACAATATTGTTTTGGCGGTGTATCGTTTCGTTTCAAATCCAGAATGTCGACAATATTTATTGCGTCAGGCTTTTGAAGAAGCGGTTCATACCGATACGTTTATTTATTGCTGCGATTCGCTTGGTCTTGATCCAGAGTACATTTATAATATGTACAATACGGTTCCATCAATCAAAGCAAAAGATGAGTTTGTTATTAACATGACAACCACCATTCTTGATCCAAGTTTTAAGCTTGATGGGCCAGAAAGTATTCAACGTTTTTTACTTGATTTAGTTGGATTTTATGTGATCATGGAAGGCATATTTTTTTATGCTGGTTTTGCTATGATGCTTGCGCTCAAACGCCAGCAAAAAATGACGGGGATTGGAGAACAATTTGAGTACATTATGCGTGACGAAAGTCTGCATCTTGCATTTGGTTGTGATTTGATTAATACCATCAAAGTTGAACATCCTGAAGCGTGGGACAAAGCGTTTCAAGATAAAGTGGTAAGTTTAATTGAACAAGCTGTTGAACTTGAAAAAACATATGCTTTTGATGCGTGTCCGCGTGGTTTGTTGGGCATTAATGCGCAACAGTTTTGCAACTATGTTGAACATATGGCAGATCGCCGCTTAGAGCGCTTGGGCTTGCCAAAAGTATACAACCAAGAAAATCCATTTCCATGGATGGTTCAGGCAACCGATCTTTCCAAAGAAAAGAACTTTTTTGAAACACGTGTTACGGAATACCAATCCGCCGGCTCTCTAAGCTGGGATTAA
- a CDS encoding dihydrofolate reductase, which yields MKPQVILYIAISRDGFIADENGSVDWLNSFAADLPPDMDCGYHDFFASLDLIVMGRKTYEQMLTFGDWPNAGKHSYIFTESTEQPAQADITFVNESVTDFIKKIAGEKPGCKIWLEGGASLVQQFLDAHLIDESIITIIPITLNEGIALPHDLVVGTGFNEINSIDYSHDIIQKHFVKK from the coding sequence ATGAAGCCACAAGTCATTTTGTATATCGCGATAAGCCGCGATGGATTTATCGCCGACGAAAACGGTAGTGTTGATTGGTTAAATTCTTTTGCTGCCGATCTGCCACCTGACATGGATTGTGGTTATCACGATTTTTTTGCTTCTCTTGATTTAATTGTGATGGGCAGAAAGACGTATGAACAAATGCTGACGTTTGGCGACTGGCCAAATGCAGGAAAACATTCGTACATTTTTACCGAAAGCACCGAACAACCAGCGCAGGCAGACATAACGTTTGTTAATGAAAGCGTTACTGATTTTATTAAAAAGATAGCAGGCGAAAAACCTGGTTGTAAAATTTGGCTTGAAGGCGGCGCTTCGCTGGTACAACAATTTCTTGATGCTCATTTAATTGATGAATCAATTATTACTATTATTCCCATTACACTCAACGAAGGCATTGCGCTTCCGCACGATCTTGTTGTTGGCACAGGGTTTAATGAAATAAACTCGATCGATTATTCGCACGACATTATTCAGAAGCATTTTGTAAAAAAATAA
- a CDS encoding glycosyltransferase, with translation MKKTKNLHVVYIVTKLELGGAQKVCLSLVSGINDTDFSTSLISGNQGPLVTHAKQFDQVFLLDSFKNEARLKSLLNEIKNFRNIVRILRTLKKKYPAIVVHTHSTKAGIIGRWAAFFAGIKTRVHTIHGFGFNDYQPRLRWLLIYAFEWITTLITTHFVCVSTKDHTEGCKLLPDFARKSSIIRAAVEYEKFYLPARCLNRMKPFRIGTVSCFKPQKNLLDLLKAFQLATTLTTHQTLELEIIGDGILRTELEEWIKRNNMHDSVHLLGWQHDIRPWLTSWDVFALSSLWEGLPCSIIEARLSKIPVVAYNVGGINEVIQHDINGYLIEPGNWQQLGKMIAIIANNKALYQRLSNHQDSLTDFGVPAMLAQHMALYRQILN, from the coding sequence ATGAAGAAGACTAAAAACCTCCACGTGGTTTACATTGTCACAAAACTTGAGCTTGGCGGAGCACAAAAAGTTTGCCTTTCTCTTGTTTCAGGAATCAATGATACTGATTTTTCAACAAGCCTCATCTCGGGCAACCAAGGACCACTTGTAACGCATGCAAAACAATTTGATCAAGTATTTCTTCTTGATTCATTTAAAAACGAAGCACGCCTCAAATCATTGCTTAATGAAATCAAAAATTTTAGAAATATTGTACGCATTTTGCGTACCTTAAAAAAAAAATACCCCGCTATTGTCGTGCACACACATAGTACCAAGGCGGGCATTATTGGTCGCTGGGCTGCATTTTTTGCAGGCATTAAAACACGCGTTCACACGATTCATGGTTTTGGTTTTAATGATTATCAACCGCGCCTGCGCTGGCTTTTAATTTACGCATTTGAATGGATAACCACATTAATCACCACCCACTTTGTTTGCGTTTCAACAAAAGATCACACAGAAGGATGTAAGCTTTTGCCAGACTTTGCACGTAAAAGTTCGATTATTAGGGCTGCCGTTGAATATGAAAAATTTTATCTACCAGCTCGCTGCCTCAACCGCATGAAGCCGTTTCGTATTGGCACGGTGTCATGCTTCAAACCTCAAAAAAATCTTCTCGATTTACTCAAAGCATTTCAGCTTGCCACCACATTAACTACTCATCAAACACTTGAATTAGAAATAATTGGCGACGGCATATTACGCACGGAACTAGAAGAATGGATTAAACGCAACAACATGCACGATTCGGTACATCTTCTTGGTTGGCAACACGATATCAGGCCATGGCTCACTTCGTGGGACGTTTTCGCGCTCAGTTCGCTATGGGAAGGCTTACCATGTAGTATTATTGAAGCACGTTTAAGCAAAATTCCTGTAGTTGCTTATAATGTTGGTGGAATCAATGAAGTTATTCAACATGACATTAATGGCTATTTAATTGAACCCGGAAATTGGCAACAATTAGGCAAAATGATCGCCATAATAGCCAACAATAAGGCACTATATCAACGTTTAAGTAATCATCAAGATTCATTAACTGACTTTGGCGTTCCCGCCATGCTTGCTCAACATATGGCACTTTATCGCCAAATATTGAATTAA